From one Deinococcus sp. NW-56 genomic stretch:
- a CDS encoding M23 family metallopeptidase codes for MRLPLLLTFALMGFSVAAAATVNAQAGDTLQRMAVRYGTTTQALARANPSLPQGPLRVGTRVTLPATAVRVWSVRAGDTLSGIAQRERTTVAALVAANRGLDQQRPLMIGQKLLLPTPRAAAAPRSAAGAVARPVSIRVTAVMPVSGRVTTPYREGHLSVDLAAPTGTPIRAAAPGVVTQSYFDSKSGWGWTVLVDHGNGLQTRYSHNSANLVSVGHRVEAGQVIARVGSTGNSTGPHLDYRVTYQGQPIHPFSLY; via the coding sequence ATGCGTCTGCCTCTTTTGCTTACCTTCGCCCTGATGGGGTTCAGTGTTGCTGCTGCAGCGACGGTGAATGCACAGGCGGGCGACACCCTCCAGCGAATGGCCGTTCGGTACGGCACGACCACGCAGGCTCTGGCGCGGGCCAATCCGTCCCTGCCGCAGGGCCCTCTCCGTGTTGGGACCCGCGTGACGCTCCCGGCCACCGCCGTGCGCGTGTGGAGCGTACGGGCGGGCGATACGCTGTCTGGCATCGCACAGCGCGAACGGACGACGGTCGCCGCGCTGGTCGCCGCCAACCGCGGCCTGGATCAGCAACGGCCCCTGATGATCGGGCAGAAACTGTTGCTGCCTACGCCTAGGGCCGCTGCGGCTCCCCGGTCGGCCGCGGGGGCGGTCGCGCGTCCGGTGTCCATTCGCGTCACGGCGGTCATGCCGGTCTCGGGCCGCGTCACCACGCCGTACCGGGAAGGACACCTGAGCGTGGATCTCGCGGCGCCGACGGGTACGCCTATTCGCGCAGCGGCGCCGGGCGTGGTGACGCAGTCCTACTTCGACAGCAAGAGCGGATGGGGTTGGACGGTCCTGGTGGATCACGGAAACGGATTGCAGACCCGGTACAGTCACAACTCCGCGAATCTGGTTTCGGTGGGTCACCGCGTGGAGGCCGGGCAGGTCATCGCCCGGGTGGGGAGCACCGGGAACAGCACTGGGCCGCATCTGGATTACCGCGTCACGTATCAGGGACAACCCATTCATCCGTTCAGCCTGTACTGA
- a CDS encoding transposase encodes MSTSQILGERVRILADEFLAVPTTSYQQRSLEAALSMFLDTATKTALHRAELVSKSALSRLLNEYPWDTAQGWAILQRAQWDALLVAARRKHRPLLRLSVDLTSIEKKGSTLPFVRVYNEVHGIHLVVLFAEYGAVKFPVGYRVYRGKGTATPVTLARELLRTVPDAIRRRFRIRVLADSGFESAVFLDEVRQLGFEFVVGVRSTRRTMHPGEVTVADCPHGGYIELKNWPHDPLVLGRVDRGDRVFHAVSSELMEGDEVVAEGAKRWSEESFFKEGKHQFGLAQFALRTAVGLDRWVLLVFLAWTLAILHRETGMTLEACAALALMTVMPDVHLNRLLLTFSRNSEFLRQHGYSLRYARCNS; translated from the coding sequence GTGTCTACGTCACAGATTCTGGGGGAGCGCGTCCGCATTCTGGCAGATGAGTTCCTGGCCGTTCCAACCACGTCCTACCAACAGCGCAGCCTGGAGGCTGCGCTGTCGATGTTCCTGGACACTGCCACCAAAACGGCGTTGCACCGCGCTGAGTTGGTCAGCAAAAGTGCGCTGAGCCGCCTCCTGAACGAGTACCCCTGGGATACGGCACAGGGTTGGGCCATCTTGCAGCGCGCCCAGTGGGACGCGCTGCTTGTCGCGGCCCGACGAAAACACCGCCCACTCCTGCGGCTGAGTGTCGACCTGACCAGCATCGAAAAAAAGGGCAGCACGCTGCCCTTCGTTCGCGTCTACAACGAGGTTCACGGCATCCATCTGGTCGTGTTGTTCGCCGAATACGGAGCGGTGAAGTTTCCCGTGGGGTACCGGGTCTACCGGGGCAAGGGGACAGCGACCCCAGTGACTCTGGCACGAGAACTTCTGCGAACCGTCCCAGACGCGATCCGTCGTCGATTCCGGATTCGCGTGTTAGCAGACAGCGGATTCGAATCCGCTGTCTTCCTGGATGAAGTCAGGCAGCTGGGCTTCGAGTTTGTGGTGGGCGTTCGGTCAACCCGGCGGACGATGCACCCAGGCGAGGTCACGGTGGCTGACTGTCCGCATGGAGGCTACATCGAATTGAAGAACTGGCCGCATGACCCGCTGGTGCTGGGTCGCGTCGACCGTGGAGACCGGGTGTTTCACGCGGTTTCTTCGGAACTGATGGAAGGCGACGAGGTGGTCGCCGAGGGGGCAAAGCGGTGGAGTGAGGAATCGTTCTTCAAGGAGGGCAAGCACCAGTTTGGTCTGGCGCAGTTCGCATTGCGAACTGCTGTGGGCCTGGATCGCTGGGTCCTGCTGGTGTTCCTGGCCTGGACACTGGCCATCCTGCACCGAGAGACCGGGATGACCCTGGAGGCGTGTGCTGCTCTGGCACTGATGACGGTCATGCCAGACGTTCATTTGAACCGCCTGCTCCTGACGTTCAGCAGAAACTCGGAATTTCTCCGCCAGCACGGCTATTCACTGCGCTATGCGAGGTGCAACTCCTGA
- a CDS encoding DUF305 domain-containing protein, translating to MKRNLLIMAVLGMSGMSLGQGSMGGMDHSNMGGMSGQSGSSMTMDMSAPAKLKGKVFDRAFLSMMIPHHQMAVDMARAVLPRSKDATVKRWANAVIKAQESEIKQMNTLLKSYGGSDAAMANMMKQSMSGMADMVKKAKNPDVAFVQGMIPHHVSAIEMGVMALEKSSDVRVLKLARTIAQDQVAEVHDFRLWLLKRGL from the coding sequence CTGGGCATGTCCGGCATGAGCCTCGGGCAGGGCAGCATGGGCGGCATGGATCACAGCAATATGGGCGGCATGTCCGGTCAGAGCGGTTCGTCCATGACGATGGACATGAGCGCTCCGGCGAAGTTGAAAGGCAAGGTATTCGACCGGGCGTTTCTCAGCATGATGATCCCCCACCACCAGATGGCCGTGGATATGGCACGTGCGGTGTTGCCGCGCAGCAAAGACGCAACGGTCAAACGTTGGGCAAATGCAGTCATCAAAGCCCAGGAAAGCGAAATCAAGCAGATGAACACGCTGCTCAAGAGCTATGGCGGCAGTGACGCAGCCATGGCGAATATGATGAAGCAGAGCATGAGCGGCATGGCTGACATGGTCAAAAAGGCCAAGAATCCTGATGTTGCGTTCGTACAAGGCATGATTCCTCATCACGTGTCAGCCATTGAGATGGGAGTGATGGCTCTGGAGAAGAGCAGTGACGTGCGCGTGCTGAAGCTTGCCCGCACGATCGCGCAGGATCAAGTGGCGGAGGTGCACGACTTCCGCCTGTGGTTGTTGAAACGCGGTCTCTAA
- a CDS encoding IS630 family transposase, whose protein sequence is MEYSLAGREGCRAELGRPHRSVDGVLHSEKNAVQPHRKRQWCIAHLTANFLCEMERVLDVYSRPYDDRFPVLCFDEQPCFLIGDVMAPVPSEPGRVAKQDYEYQRFGSAAVLLAVEPKTGRRFVQVCARRTAEEYTAFMQNLERAYPAAVQITLVQDHLNTHHGGSFYKFMSPQAAHRLVGRFEWVYTPKHASWLNMAELEFSALQRQCLNRRIPVLERLRSEVEAWVAARSRAGVTLNWQFSTQVARRTLGRHYEAIRIK, encoded by the coding sequence ATGGAGTATTCGCTTGCTGGCAGAGAAGGCTGTAGAGCTGAACTTGGTCGACCACATCGCTCCGTCGACGGTGTTCTACATTCTGAAAAAAACGCGGTCCAGCCGCACCGCAAAAGGCAGTGGTGCATCGCGCACCTGACGGCGAATTTCCTCTGCGAGATGGAACGCGTTCTGGACGTGTACTCTCGGCCCTACGACGACCGTTTTCCCGTGTTGTGCTTCGATGAGCAACCCTGCTTCCTGATCGGTGACGTCATGGCCCCGGTTCCATCGGAACCGGGGCGAGTCGCCAAACAAGACTACGAATACCAGCGCTTTGGGAGCGCGGCTGTGTTGCTGGCCGTCGAGCCGAAAACAGGCCGACGGTTTGTCCAGGTCTGTGCCCGACGGACCGCCGAGGAGTACACCGCCTTCATGCAGAACCTGGAACGGGCCTATCCAGCAGCCGTCCAGATCACCCTGGTTCAGGACCACCTCAATACGCATCACGGCGGCAGTTTCTACAAGTTCATGTCGCCACAGGCGGCCCACCGGTTGGTGGGCCGCTTCGAGTGGGTCTACACGCCCAAACATGCCTCGTGGCTGAACATGGCAGAACTGGAATTCAGTGCCCTTCAGCGGCAGTGCTTGAACCGGCGTATTCCAGTGCTGGAACGGCTTCGGTCGGAAGTCGAGGCTTGGGTGGCAGCGCGTTCACGCGCGGGCGTCACCCTCAACTGGCAGTTCTCCACCCAGGTCGCCCGCCGGACGCTAGGACGGCACTACGAAGCCATTCGTATTAAATGA